The window GGCTTGTTCTGACCTCAGTGTATTGGCCTATATTTTGTTCATAATAATCTTGTATTTGTTTATCTGAGACTTTTACACCATCTGTTGTAGCTTTAAAAAAATAAAGGGATTGTTCTATTTGTTCCTTTAATTGCTTTTCGTTTTCAAACCCCTGTTGCTGTAGGAGTACTTGAAATCCTTCTTCATCACCTGCCTGTTCCTTTATCTCGTCCAGCCTTTGATTCACCTCTTCATCAGACACCTCATATTTTGCTTTCAAAATTTGCATATAAACCAACTTCTGAATCAATTCTTTGCCGCGCTCAGAACTTACCACTTCTTTATATAAATCATCTTTTGAAATAGTTCCATATTCCGTTTTAACAAGCACCTCGCTCTCTTCGCCAGAGGTTACAGCCGAACAGGCGCCGAGCAAAAGTAGCAATGATAAAATGGCTAAAATTGTGATTTTATTGTTCAATTATCTTTCACTCCTTCTCTTACAAATTCTCAAAATCATTGCTGCTGATGTATCAGACTATGGTTTACATCAAGATAGTCAGCCAAATAAGAAAGTTTGAATTATTGATTCCCGCCTTCACAAATTACAAGATTTTGAGTTTGTTACCCCCTGTACCAGGTCATCCCCGGCACAGGAGGTATTTTTTTGAACAATGAATCTAACCTATTGCCAGATCTCAATCATTGCATCGGCATATGCCTTCAAACTGTCATACGCTTTCACCGAGATCTGATTCGCATCCTTTTTAAGATCCAAGAACTCTTTAAAATCATTAACATGTTTGATAACCTTATCCGCAGATTTTCTCTTTTCAAACTGACCTACGGAATTCAAATGTGCCTTCAATGATTGCGCTGTACCTGCTTTGAATGCTCCCTCTTTGGCAAAGCTTTCAATAACAGAACTTAGACCAGATGCACTAAGAATACCTGGCATGATATTGGTGTCCGTAGCGCTTTGATTCGAGTCTGTTTCTGAAGCGGCCGTAAAGGTAAGGGTTTCCGGAGCTGTCTTGCCCTTCGGAATTTTAACGTATACTGGTACAGCAACGGTGGCCCCAGATTCCACAGCAACTACGTTTTGATCAAGTTGCACTTTCCAATCATCCCCAGCAAAAGCGTTAACACGAATTAGATCCTTTGCTTCGCCGGTATTCGTGACATTAAAATGATAGACTGCCACTTTGTCCTGTACTGCAGGTTGTATTGTAGCAGCGCTTACATTCACCCCGCGTTTATAGCTGCCTGCGCCCTCCGTGTTACGGACGGCAACCTGGTAACGAAGCACGCCGTCATTGTCTTTGTGTTTCCCTAAAATGTAGAAATGAAGTTTATTGTATGGATCGATGTATTCACTAACAACAGTGTCTTTATCAATAGAACCATCGAATTGTCCGGAAACCAAGCTTGTCCCATTCCCAGCTTTGAATAAAGCATCAAGAGTTTGACGAGGGTCACCTTTACCAACCATAGCTGTTGTGCCGTCAGGTCTTGTAAAGTCCTTCAGATTAATGTCCTCGGGATGTGAATCAACAACCCAGATGTTCGGGCCAGTCTCCGCATTTTTCGTTTTGGCTATCAATACACCGGAGTCCGCCGCGAAGGAATCCGCACCAAAGCGGTCTACCACTTCAAGTGTGTAGTTATTGTACAATCTATTATTTAGAATATCGTTACGCCAGTCACCGGCAAGATAATCTGTTGGAGTTAAATCGTCCATGCTGATGTTGATGCCGTGGAGTCCGGTTCGGCCAAATTTACTGCCTATTGGAGCTTGTCGCGCGACAATATCCGCAAACACGGGCCCAGATTCTTTTAATTCATCCCGATTTAGCTGCAGGACTTCATCATCGGATACAAATCCCTGTTTCATCTTATTACGAAGCATATGCGGGGCAGATAAAGAAGCACCAAGTGTAGATGGAATCATCCAGCGGGTGTGAGTTCCACCGGGGCCATTGAAGGATCCTCGGCTCATAGTTTCCCAATAACCCGAATAGGTTCTAGGGTCAAGAGCGGCATTATTGTAGTTATCGCCAAGACCGCGGAGATGGCCAAATTCATGAGCGAATGTGCCCATGCCATCACTCTCACCTTGAATAGAAACACGAATCCTTTTACCATTTATCGTTGCACTAGAAGCGGCGGACCAAATAGCTTTGGCTGCATAATAGGAAGTCCACGGCACATAACGGGTTTTTGCCCAGTTTGGCATGTTTTCAAATCCGGGTAAATCCGGCGGACCAAATTCATCAGGCACCGATTCTGGATTCAGAAACATCATTTCGCCGAGTTCCTGCCATACAGTTGATTCATCATAGCCGGCATGAACGATAAACGCAAAGTCATATTCCTTTCCAGATGCAGTTATGTCAGCTGCTGCCGCATTTACTCCATCCGTAAAAAGGTTTCCACTAGGATAATTACCTGGCTTGGCGCCCGGATTCATACTGTTTTCAAGCCCATACTGAAATTCATTTTTATCCAAGCGGTATGGCCCATAAGAATCGAGAGATACGCCCCATTTTCCTTGTGAGTTCTCTTTCCAAAAGTTATCGATTGTCTGATAGTTATTGAGTTTGCTAGGGACATTCAAGAAATTCTTCCACCATTCCCCAAGTTTTTCACGAGGAACAGCATCGACTTGTGGATTACCGATAAGCTCTGAATGTTTAGGTTTGGTCAAAATAAATTCCTGGTCCGGAAAGTCGACCAAAATCAATGCCCCTTTAAGTTCTGTTTCCGGTTTAATATCTGGATTATTCCAATCAATACCAGGGACCTGTTTATAATCATTCCATGTCATATTTTCTGGATTCACCCATGACTGAGTATCTATCGGGTCAGGCAGTTTATCCAAGCCTGGTTCCTCAGCAAACGCGGCTGTTGAAGACATCACAAGCAATATACTTGTCGTTATTGTTGCAATCCTATTTCGAAGTTTCAAAGCGATTCTCCTCTCTTTTGGAAAATAACCCACTCGTATATGTAGGTTTTAGCTTTCGGAGTTCCCTTGATGATTACGTTATATTGTCATTTCTTTTTCGTCTTAGCTCCTTTACCGCCTCCATTCATAGCCTTAATGTCTTACCTTGGTTAATCACCCCCCTTAATGCCATAAACCATAGCCATTAGTCGGACAACAACCTATAAAAAATTGGCATACTATCATTTTCTATCCCAATTAAACTGCATCGGAAGTTTGCTATGTAAAAATATGATGCCTTAATAAAATATTAATAGATTCTACTTACCTTAGTGTTTATTCTAAAATGGTTTATAGAATATTACAAATATTAAAAATATTTCCCAACTGGCTCTCCTCTACTTGTTAGGAGTCGACGTTATTTTCTACGATTAAGCCCATTGGTTTATCCAAAAACCTCTCTTAAAAATACTTCCGCCAATTCATTTTTCAAATCTATCACCTCTTCTTATTCTTCCTCATTTCCTTCAAACCAAGATTCATCACAAACCCTCCAATCTTCTTTCTGCACACATAGTGTACAAAGCCAATATGAACGGAGGATGAACAGCCTACTAATTTTTCTTAAATAAAAAACCTCGGCTTTTCGCCGAGGTCAGTAATTACACATTCACATTGAAGTTTCGCAAACCGATCTATTTTAACACCTAACATACTTTCGTTTAAAACCAATCTTTCCTTTATCGACTTGTTTTTGAATATTTTCGTAGGCGTTTAAGTGACTGCTTTTTTTATTGTCACGCTTTATTTCTACTATACCTACTGCCAATGAGGTCTCGACTGCTTTTTCATGGAGCGGTAAATATGAAGTTCCTACCGTGTATATGAAATTATTCATGGCGGATTTTGTTCTTTCCGGCGAATCGTGAATCGTATTTTTCACAGTATCCAGCATTGAGGAAATCTTGGTTTCGGAGAACTCAACGTCTTTTCGATTCCCTAAAAGCCAGCAGTAGCAGCTCCAGCCGGCGGACATTCTTAACTCTTCTCCACTAGCGATCCATTTATCAGCTACGTCTTGGGCAATTTCTGACTCTGATAAAGTTACGGCCACTACATAATCGGAAAGCATATAAAAATACG is drawn from Bacillus sp. FJAT-18017 and contains these coding sequences:
- a CDS encoding M6 family metalloprotease domain-containing protein yields the protein MKLRNRIATITTSILLVMSSTAAFAEEPGLDKLPDPIDTQSWVNPENMTWNDYKQVPGIDWNNPDIKPETELKGALILVDFPDQEFILTKPKHSELIGNPQVDAVPREKLGEWWKNFLNVPSKLNNYQTIDNFWKENSQGKWGVSLDSYGPYRLDKNEFQYGLENSMNPGAKPGNYPSGNLFTDGVNAAAADITASGKEYDFAFIVHAGYDESTVWQELGEMMFLNPESVPDEFGPPDLPGFENMPNWAKTRYVPWTSYYAAKAIWSAASSATINGKRIRVSIQGESDGMGTFAHEFGHLRGLGDNYNNAALDPRTYSGYWETMSRGSFNGPGGTHTRWMIPSTLGASLSAPHMLRNKMKQGFVSDDEVLQLNRDELKESGPVFADIVARQAPIGSKFGRTGLHGINISMDDLTPTDYLAGDWRNDILNNRLYNNYTLEVVDRFGADSFAADSGVLIAKTKNAETGPNIWVVDSHPEDINLKDFTRPDGTTAMVGKGDPRQTLDALFKAGNGTSLVSGQFDGSIDKDTVVSEYIDPYNKLHFYILGKHKDNDGVLRYQVAVRNTEGAGSYKRGVNVSAATIQPAVQDKVAVYHFNVTNTGEAKDLIRVNAFAGDDWKVQLDQNVVAVESGATVAVPVYVKIPKGKTAPETLTFTAASETDSNQSATDTNIMPGILSASGLSSVIESFAKEGAFKAGTAQSLKAHLNSVGQFEKRKSADKVIKHVNDFKEFLDLKKDANQISVKAYDSLKAYADAMIEIWQ
- a CDS encoding DNA alkylation repair protein; its protein translation is MNLETVMQELEALGKERMKKMYISNGAHEPLFGVATGAMKPIAKKIKINQPLAEELYATGNYDAMYFAGIIADPNAMTESDYDRWIDAAYFYMLSDYVVAVTLSESEIAQDVADKWIASGEELRMSAGWSCYCWLLGNRKDVEFSETKISSMLDTVKNTIHDSPERTKSAMNNFIYTVGTSYLPLHEKAVETSLAVGIVEIKRDNKKSSHLNAYENIQKQVDKGKIGFKRKYVRC
- a CDS encoding peptidylprolyl isomerase; amino-acid sequence: MNNKITILAILSLLLLLGACSAVTSGEESEVLVKTEYGTISKDDLYKEVVSSERGKELIQKLVYMQILKAKYEVSDEEVNQRLDEIKEQAGDEEGFQVLLQQQGFENEKQLKEQIEQSLYFFKATTDGVKVSDKQIQDYYEQNIGQYTEVRTSHILVDEESTAKEIEKELKKGNDFAELAKKQSTDKVSAAEGGDLGFLSGRNQELDPTFLAAALKLKEGEVSEPVKTVFGYHIIKVLDRKETPLNEVKDQIQQSLLSNEAKPIQEILNKLNKEIEIKENGIKDAFKDVEPKQPN